The following proteins are co-located in the Pomacea canaliculata isolate SZHN2017 linkage group LG8, ASM307304v1, whole genome shotgun sequence genome:
- the LOC112570825 gene encoding uncharacterized protein LOC112570825, producing MIVFYRQGLGDRMNLCLFCLGFSDLMYLVTMFIMASYCFIAVAFPGEEEFWKAFLSKYILSFDYGFGIFSGCVTMIIAVERCVCVMFPMKSSSVISTKIMAIILLVTFIVIQLLCSVYIIKEKIIFVQDMVTGEKMVDLVTTELYVSHVIFRIIEDIVLSVISLLSFSILALTTAITVIKLRSAMIWRKSSASSFLKGQEVLIRMLVVVSTIYIFCAAHNVILALTRYLVPEFSAAGRYKNIYFCAHFIFHIPVIFNCSINFFVYAKMSSRFQEELKVLCLGITTPRTSNSTAVKYTGQ from the exons ATGATCGTGTTTTATCGCCAGGGACTGGGGGAcaggatgaacctctgtctcttctgccTAGGCTTCTCTGACCTCATGTACCTGGTAACAATGTTTATCATGGCTTCGTATTGCTTCATTGCTGTCGCTTTTCCTGGCGAGGAAGAATTTTGGAAAGCATTCTTATCAAAGTATATATTAAGTTTTGATTATGGTTTCGGGATCTTttccgggtgtgtgacgatgatcatcgccgtggagcggtgcgtgtgtgtcatgtttccGATGAAATCCTCGTCAGTCATCAGCACCAAGatcatggccatcatcctcttagtcaccttcATCGTCATACAGCTTCTGTGTAGTGTCTACATCATAAAGGAAAAGATAATATTCGTGCAAGATATGGTGACGGGAGAAAAGATGGTCGATCTCGTTACTACTGAACTATATGTCAGCCATGTTATATTTAGAATTATCGAAGATATAGTTTTATCTGTTATTTCCTTGTTAAGTTTTAGTATCTTGGCGTTAACGACGGCCATCACTGTGATAAAACTGCGGAGTGCCATGATCTGGAGAAAATCCTCAGCCAG CTCATTTTTGAAAGGTCAGGAAGTGTTGATccggatgctggtggtggtgtctaCAATCTACATCTTTTGCGCAGCTCATAATGTCATCTTGGCTCTCACCAGATACCTTGTGCCGGAGTTTTCTGCAGCAGGccgttataaaaatatttacttctgtGCTCATTTTATCTTCCATATTCCGGTTATATTCAATTGTTCTATTAATTTTTTCGTCTATGCCAAGATGTCTTCGAGATTTCAGGAAGAACTTAAGGTTCTTTGCTTGGGAATTACGACTCCTAGGACCTCAAACTCTACTGCTGTCAAGTACACCGGCCAGTGA